One stretch of Lysobacter sp. TY2-98 DNA includes these proteins:
- the mrdA gene encoding penicillin-binding protein 2: MKSRMSAGLRRTRRMKNAGAEAAQFRGRAFVAMFCIFVALLGLGGWYFRLQVLQHDDFVTRSEANRIKLQPIVPGRGLIYDRKGRILADNVPAWRLDVTPSEAGDMTKWLPSIARIIELAPEDIERFDNARKGSRGFKPITLKMRLSEEEAARFAVDRWRYPGIELVSYLNRRYPYGELTAHVIGYVGRVDEADAKNLGPGFDALTHVGKTGLERSYEEQLRGKIGYEKVETNVEGRPLRTVGRVPAQPGTDLRLSIDIDLQQAMVTAFGDMDGAAVAVDPRTGDVLAMVSLPSYDANLFVNGISHKNYKALTTNPSRPLFNRPVLGGGPPGSTIKPLFGLAGLDSGLRTPESAVFSTGEFHIPGQRRGYRDAHGAAGWTDLKKSIAQSVNFYYYKLAFDMGITKFDAYMRKFGFGQKSGIDLSGENIGIVPSPEWKAKRSKDPWFAGETVIAGIGQGYWVATVLQLARGTAAIANGGALNPLHLVMSKREGYNGPWVPTPHPPGARITDSEAHMRAVQEGMIATVHGGGTATNIARGATYLMAGKTGTAQKVGRQGGRNVDPHALPYNLRHQALFIAYAPADNPRIAIAVSVEHGGFGASSAAPIARKVFDAWLTGTMPTPDPDVKRSPQGGAALDYVPESEIPAPAKPASAPSKTTPAPVPEPDDEEPAPASPEPLPTGKPVADARGEAAARKALAVLKTLQGGAQ; the protein is encoded by the coding sequence ATGAAATCGCGCATGTCCGCCGGCCTGCGTCGCACACGCCGCATGAAGAATGCCGGAGCGGAGGCGGCGCAGTTTCGCGGACGCGCGTTCGTCGCGATGTTCTGCATCTTCGTCGCGCTGCTCGGCCTGGGCGGCTGGTACTTCCGCCTGCAGGTGCTGCAGCACGACGACTTCGTCACGCGCTCCGAAGCCAACCGCATCAAGCTGCAGCCGATCGTGCCGGGCCGCGGCCTGATCTACGACCGCAAGGGCCGCATCCTCGCCGACAACGTGCCCGCATGGCGCCTCGACGTGACGCCGAGCGAAGCGGGCGACATGACGAAGTGGCTGCCCAGCATCGCGCGCATCATCGAGCTGGCGCCCGAGGATATCGAGCGTTTCGACAATGCACGCAAGGGCTCGCGCGGCTTCAAGCCGATCACGCTGAAGATGCGCCTGAGCGAGGAGGAGGCCGCGCGCTTTGCGGTCGATCGATGGCGGTATCCGGGCATCGAACTGGTTTCGTATCTCAACCGCCGCTATCCGTACGGCGAACTCACCGCGCACGTCATCGGCTACGTCGGCCGCGTCGACGAAGCCGATGCGAAGAACCTCGGCCCGGGCTTCGATGCGCTCACCCACGTCGGCAAGACCGGGCTCGAGCGGTCGTACGAGGAACAGCTGCGCGGCAAGATCGGCTACGAGAAGGTCGAGACGAACGTCGAAGGGCGTCCGCTGCGCACCGTGGGCCGTGTGCCCGCGCAGCCCGGCACTGACCTTCGCTTGTCGATCGATATCGACCTGCAGCAGGCGATGGTCACCGCGTTCGGCGACATGGACGGCGCGGCGGTGGCGGTGGATCCGCGCACCGGTGACGTGCTCGCGATGGTGTCGCTGCCGTCCTACGACGCGAACCTGTTCGTCAACGGCATCTCGCACAAGAACTACAAGGCGCTGACGACCAATCCGTCGCGCCCGCTGTTCAATCGCCCGGTGCTCGGTGGCGGCCCGCCGGGTTCGACGATCAAGCCGCTGTTCGGTCTCGCGGGGCTCGACAGCGGATTGCGCACACCGGAGTCGGCGGTGTTCTCCACCGGCGAATTCCATATTCCCGGCCAGAGGCGTGGCTATCGCGACGCCCACGGCGCCGCGGGTTGGACCGATCTGAAGAAGTCGATCGCGCAGTCGGTCAATTTCTACTACTACAAGCTCGCGTTCGACATGGGCATCACCAAGTTCGATGCCTACATGCGCAAGTTCGGCTTCGGCCAGAAGTCGGGCATCGACCTGTCGGGCGAGAACATCGGCATCGTGCCGTCGCCGGAATGGAAGGCCAAGCGCAGCAAGGACCCGTGGTTTGCCGGTGAAACGGTGATCGCCGGCATCGGCCAGGGCTACTGGGTGGCGACGGTGCTGCAGCTCGCGCGCGGCACGGCCGCAATTGCCAACGGCGGCGCGCTGAATCCGCTGCACCTGGTGATGTCGAAGCGCGAGGGCTACAACGGCCCGTGGGTGCCGACGCCGCATCCGCCGGGCGCGCGCATCACCGACAGTGAGGCGCACATGCGCGCAGTGCAGGAAGGCATGATCGCGACCGTGCACGGCGGCGGCACGGCGACCAACATCGCGCGCGGTGCGACCTACCTCATGGCGGGCAAGACCGGTACCGCGCAGAAGGTCGGTCGCCAGGGCGGTCGCAACGTCGATCCGCATGCGCTGCCGTACAACCTGCGCCACCAGGCGCTGTTCATCGCCTACGCGCCCGCCGACAACCCGCGCATCGCGATCGCGGTGTCGGTGGAGCACGGCGGCTTCGGTGCGTCGTCTGCGGCGCCGATCGCGCGCAAGGTGTTCGACGCGTGGCTCACCGGCACGATGCCGACGCCGGATCCCGACGTGAAGCGCTCGCCGCAGGGCGGCGCGGCGCTCGACTATGTGCCGGAATCGGAAATCCCTGCGCCGGCGAAGCCCGCCAGCGCACCGTCGAAGACGACGCCAGCGCCCGTGCCCGAACCCGACGACGAAGAACCCGCGCCGGCATCGCCCGAGCCGCTGCCGACCGGCAAGCCTGTGGCCGATGCTCGCGGTGAAGCCGCCGCGCGCAAGGCGCTCGCGGTGCTGAAGACGCTGCAGGGCGGCGCGCAATGA
- a CDS encoding TonB-dependent receptor has translation MTAQRHRLAQAIVAVLAVAALPAFAQDAASTTDTSAKQLDTVQVTGSRVRGRTAADTAAPVDVIRREELEATGAQEIGQILQMLEPSFNFSRTTVSDGTDILRPATLRALGPDQVLVLVNGKRRHQQALVNVQQTIGRGSAGTDINAIPLGAVDHIEVLRDGAAAQYGSDAIAGVINIILRKQTDHTDVSVQAGQTYKGDGELFSLSANTGVKLGADGYLNLTGEYRDRGETNRAGPDELRVNPPRVTQHLGDAEAKDAYFWLNGGLPIGAGELYWFGGLSHRKGSSFGFFRTAGDNRTVPAYYPDGFLPNIRTTVDDTSLAVGYRAPLAGTWDWDISVNRGRSKFGFHESNSVNVSWYYEPLGTGIYADSPREADTGTLQADQTTFNLDFTGSVDGIGGRPLYLATGYEWRSDDYRITPGDPVSYTYGRTNNRSIVIRGQTGDIAQPGMQGFPGFSPNEAVDDGRHSQAIYFDAETNVAEHFLLAGAVRYEDYSDFGKTTTGKLSMRWDASPQFALRGTLETGFRAPGVQQLFYSQRSTNLNSAGVLTDTLTARQNSDVTRAFGIEPLKEETSKSGSLGFVWKPTDRFSLTMDVFRIDIDDRIIFSSNIQPESVGTDGQPCNATNSNCPIHAILDPIGVGQVLFFTNAIDTKTEGVDFVANHDTLFASGAKLNLSALVHFNRTEVTDRRSQSPILSPTQLFDDTQVTLIEEGQPRAHHVLQALYDQGKWEWMSRANYFGSVAGEGFTPGIKQKWGGKWLFDASVRYRFNPGLSLTVGADNIFDTYPDKWDRNGGFPFPQLGFTYGWETLPFGMNGGSCYARLDWRF, from the coding sequence ATGACCGCTCAACGTCATCGCCTCGCACAGGCGATCGTCGCCGTGCTGGCCGTCGCCGCGCTGCCCGCGTTCGCACAGGACGCCGCGTCGACCACCGACACGTCCGCCAAGCAACTCGACACGGTGCAGGTGACCGGCTCGCGCGTGCGCGGCCGCACCGCCGCCGACACCGCCGCACCGGTCGACGTCATCCGCCGCGAGGAACTCGAAGCCACCGGCGCGCAGGAAATCGGCCAGATCCTGCAGATGCTCGAGCCGAGCTTCAATTTCTCGCGCACCACGGTGTCGGACGGCACCGACATCCTGCGTCCCGCGACATTGCGCGCACTCGGTCCCGACCAGGTGCTGGTGCTCGTCAACGGCAAGCGCCGTCATCAGCAGGCACTGGTCAACGTGCAGCAGACGATCGGCCGCGGTTCGGCCGGTACCGACATCAATGCGATTCCGCTCGGCGCGGTCGATCACATCGAAGTGCTGCGCGACGGTGCAGCGGCGCAGTACGGCTCCGATGCGATCGCGGGCGTGATCAACATCATCCTGCGCAAGCAGACCGACCACACCGACGTATCGGTGCAAGCGGGCCAGACCTACAAGGGCGATGGCGAGCTGTTCTCGCTGTCGGCGAACACCGGCGTGAAGCTCGGTGCGGACGGCTACCTCAACCTCACGGGCGAATACCGCGATCGCGGCGAAACCAATCGCGCGGGCCCCGACGAATTGCGCGTGAATCCGCCGCGTGTCACCCAGCATCTCGGCGATGCGGAAGCCAAGGATGCGTACTTCTGGCTCAACGGCGGCCTGCCGATCGGCGCCGGCGAGCTGTACTGGTTCGGCGGGCTCTCGCATCGCAAGGGCAGCTCATTCGGCTTCTTCCGCACCGCGGGCGACAACCGCACCGTGCCGGCCTATTACCCGGACGGTTTCCTGCCCAACATCCGCACCACCGTCGACGACACCTCGCTCGCGGTCGGCTATCGCGCGCCGCTTGCGGGTACGTGGGATTGGGACATCTCGGTCAACCGCGGCCGCAGCAAGTTCGGTTTCCACGAATCCAACTCGGTCAACGTGAGCTGGTACTACGAGCCGCTCGGCACCGGCATCTATGCCGACTCGCCGCGCGAAGCCGATACCGGCACGCTGCAAGCCGACCAGACCACGTTCAACCTCGACTTCACCGGCAGCGTCGATGGCATCGGCGGGCGTCCGCTGTATCTGGCCACCGGCTACGAATGGCGCAGCGACGACTACCGCATCACGCCCGGCGATCCTGTGTCGTACACCTATGGCCGCACCAACAACCGCTCGATCGTCATCCGCGGCCAGACCGGCGACATCGCGCAGCCCGGCATGCAGGGCTTCCCCGGCTTCTCGCCGAACGAAGCGGTCGACGACGGGCGCCACAGCCAGGCGATCTACTTCGACGCGGAAACGAATGTCGCCGAGCACTTCCTGCTTGCCGGCGCCGTGCGCTACGAGGACTACAGCGACTTCGGCAAGACCACCACCGGCAAGCTGTCGATGCGCTGGGATGCGTCGCCGCAGTTCGCATTGCGCGGCACGCTGGAAACCGGCTTCCGCGCGCCCGGCGTGCAGCAGCTCTTCTACAGCCAGCGCTCCACCAACCTCAATTCCGCCGGCGTGCTCACCGACACACTCACCGCGCGGCAGAACAGCGACGTGACTCGCGCGTTCGGCATCGAACCGCTGAAGGAGGAGACGTCGAAGAGCGGCAGCCTCGGCTTCGTGTGGAAGCCGACTGATCGCTTCTCGCTGACGATGGACGTGTTCCGCATCGACATCGACGATCGCATCATCTTCTCGTCGAACATCCAGCCGGAATCGGTCGGCACCGACGGCCAGCCCTGCAATGCGACCAACAGCAACTGCCCGATCCACGCCATCCTGGATCCGATCGGCGTCGGCCAGGTGCTGTTCTTCACCAACGCAATCGATACCAAGACCGAGGGCGTCGACTTCGTCGCCAACCACGACACGCTGTTCGCGAGCGGCGCCAAGCTCAACCTGTCGGCATTGGTGCACTTCAACCGCACGGAGGTGACCGATCGCCGTTCGCAGTCGCCGATCCTGTCGCCGACGCAGCTGTTCGACGACACGCAGGTCACGCTGATCGAGGAAGGCCAGCCGCGCGCGCACCATGTGCTGCAGGCGCTGTACGACCAGGGCAAGTGGGAGTGGATGTCGCGAGCGAACTACTTCGGCTCGGTCGCCGGTGAAGGCTTCACACCCGGTATCAAGCAGAAGTGGGGCGGGAAGTGGCTGTTCGACGCCAGCGTGCGGTATCGCTTCAATCCGGGGCTCAGCCTGACGGTCGGTGCCGACAACATCTTCGATACCTATCCGGACAAATGGGATCGC
- the rodA gene encoding rod shape-determining protein RodA, which yields MILLRWLYDMGQRFTRTLDLPLLGALLGLMVIGMAVIYSAGDGSMRMVMARGAHYGLGLGAMWAISRIPVNQLRNWTPYLYAASIVPLFIVLLVGSGKHGNLWINLGVFYFQPSEVLKLSLPMMVAWYLNRRPLPPNLKVTIVAGTIIAVPTLLILKQPDFGTAMLVALSGAFVLYLAGLSWWWFVAAGAGVASVAPVAWFFLLRPYQKDRILTFLNPESDPLGAGWNIIQSKIAIGAGGLTGKGWMHGSQSHLNYLPEHTTDFVFAVLSEEFGWIGVITVIALYLFVIGRCLWIAVEARDGYSRLIAGALAMAFCVYVIVNGGMIAGLLPVVGVPMPLLSYGGTSAVSLLAGLGVVMAVKAHRPTYGR from the coding sequence ATGATCCTGCTGCGCTGGCTGTACGACATGGGGCAGCGCTTCACGCGCACGCTCGACCTGCCGCTGCTCGGCGCGCTGCTCGGCCTGATGGTCATCGGCATGGCGGTGATCTACAGCGCCGGCGACGGCTCGATGCGCATGGTGATGGCGCGCGGCGCGCACTACGGCCTCGGCCTCGGCGCGATGTGGGCGATCTCGCGCATCCCGGTGAACCAGCTGCGCAACTGGACGCCGTATCTCTACGCCGCGTCGATCGTGCCGCTGTTCATCGTGCTCCTCGTCGGCAGCGGCAAGCACGGCAACCTGTGGATCAACCTCGGCGTCTTCTACTTCCAGCCGTCGGAAGTGCTGAAGCTCAGCCTGCCCATGATGGTCGCGTGGTACCTCAACCGGCGTCCGCTGCCGCCGAATCTGAAGGTAACGATCGTCGCCGGGACGATCATCGCGGTGCCCACCCTGCTCATCCTCAAGCAGCCCGACTTCGGCACAGCGATGCTCGTCGCATTGAGCGGCGCGTTCGTGCTGTATCTCGCGGGTCTGTCGTGGTGGTGGTTCGTTGCTGCAGGAGCCGGCGTCGCCAGCGTCGCGCCCGTGGCGTGGTTCTTCCTGCTGCGGCCCTACCAGAAGGACCGCATCCTCACCTTCCTCAATCCGGAATCCGATCCGCTGGGCGCCGGCTGGAACATCATCCAGTCGAAGATCGCGATCGGTGCGGGCGGCCTCACCGGCAAGGGCTGGATGCACGGTTCGCAGTCGCATCTGAACTACCTGCCCGAACACACCACGGACTTCGTGTTCGCGGTGCTCAGTGAGGAGTTCGGTTGGATCGGCGTGATCACCGTGATCGCGCTGTACCTCTTCGTGATCGGCCGCTGTCTGTGGATCGCAGTCGAAGCGCGCGACGGCTATTCGCGCCTCATCGCGGGCGCGCTCGCGATGGCGTTCTGCGTCTACGTGATCGTCAATGGCGGCATGATCGCCGGCCTCTTGCCCGTGGTCGGCGTGCCGATGCCGCTGCTGAGCTATGGCGGCACCTCGGCGGTGTCGCTGCTCGCCGGCCTCGGTGTCGTGATGGCGGTCAAGGCCCATCGCCCCACCTACGGGCGTTGA